The window taaatgcaTGTAAGTATCTTCAGGAAAATGTTaagtattaaagtaaaagtgcacaatgcagaaaaataatTTCTCTCAATCAATGTTTAATCAACTAATCATTTCAGGTGGAATCTTAGGCCATTATATTGTTATAATAAACCACTGTATGTTAAAAttgacatgtgttttgtgtgcaaagatCTTAATTTGtgtagtaactaaagctgtcagatgaatgaagAACAATTTTTCTCTGAGAAACgtggtggagtagaagtagaaattgGCTTGAAGAGTACAtcaaatttgtatttaagtatagtacagtacttagttacattccatcaACAGCTACGGGTTAATGTTAGCAGCATTTCACCATCCAGTTCAGTTGAATTTGGTTAAAATGTTTTGTCCTTTGGGAGATCTTTGTGATGCAGATAGATACAGAAACACATGATTATGCCAAAGAATACGCTGTGAGATGGATTACTGCAACATCCTGATGGCCTGTACATAAAGAGCAGAGGGCAACGCTTTAAATGACAACCTCCAACGCACAGCGGGATTCTACCTATTATCACACAGTGGCGTAccagtacagtacatttaagtACGAGGGGATATTACTGCAATACTCTGGCAGTCAGGAGGAATTTGTCCAAGGGCATTTTTAAACGTATTCTTAAAAtacacctttttaaaaaggtatttGCATCAAACTGCTCcccatgttttttaaatcaaaatgttcagaacaaccTCAGCTTTCTGTTTAGTGAGACCCAAACCAGATGAGCAGGCTCTAAAGCTGAAACGATGGACACGTTTTGAAattcctcaaatctcttttgaaaacaaaccttaACTTATGAAATTGTTTCAGTGCTTTAAATGAGTTCCCCAATGTCTTAGATTAAATATGAttaaaatagttaataaatgtCTGTAATGAAATTTTGTAATATCGCTTTTTGTGGAGTTTTGTGAAACATGGTTTGGATGCACCGATGCACCTTGTgttctcagagggttaaatacaAGATATTCATATGTTTTACTTCCGGGTTATGTTTCTAATATTACGAGGTACATGAGAGTGACGCACTCGGTCCCACAGGTCATAAACGAGTGTCCACCATCAAAGATCTGGTCAAGAGAGTGGCAGCTGAAACTGGTTTCCATGGAGCTGTTGTTGAGAAAGACATGTTTTGTATAAAGAGATGTTGTGTAATACAGTGGCTTGCGTAAGCTGACACACCCATGCTAGGGttgacttaaaaaaattaataaaaatacatcttttggaaattaatcttaatgccttaattaaaataatttggaaaaatccaacttttaaggacaccaattttgtTTATGaaagaataatgtattgtaactaaataaataaaagttcttacttaaaatacagagggtataagtatacacccccctatgttaaaatacaggggcataagtatacacccccctatgttaaaatacaggggcataagtataccccccctatgttaaaatacaggggcataagtatacacccccaatgttaaaatacaggggcataagtatacacccccctatgttaaaatacagggcataagtataaaccccctatgttaaaatacaggggcataagtatacaccccctatgttaaaatacaggggcatagtaaaCACCCCCCTGttaatacagggcataagtatgcacccccctatgttaaatacagggggcataagtatacaccccctatgttaaatacaggggcataagtatacacccccatgttatatacgggggcataagtatacacccccctatgttaaatacaggggcataagtatgcacccccctatgttataatacagggggcataagtatacaccccctatgttaaattcccatagaggcaggcagattattattattaaaggacagttatttcatggatcaggatactatgcattctgataaagttcccttggcctttggaattaaaatccccccccccccccacgacacacacacacattatcacATAGCCTCCACCATATCTTAAAATatgcatggggtactttccatgaAGTCATCTTTCAAtggaaatcaaaccagctattaggttaactgaaataacaccatgccaatgtCTAGTAGTAAAGTAGTATTAATAGTTATAGTTATTTAGCAACAATGTAATTTGCCTCTATTGATTCACCAATATTTCCACATGGGTGCCAAGAAGTCCAGGGTATACaactttgacaaaaaatgtatttttttctttagcgCAGCAACGATTTATCGATTTGTAATAAACTATGAtatattaacaaatatttaataatgGATTAAccatttttttagtttctgattccagcttcttaaaatgtgaacattttctaGTTCCtgcactcctctgtgacagtaaactgaatagaTTTGAATTGTGgacaaaaccagacatttgaggatgtcatcaATGGCTTTGGggacactgatccacatttttgtccattttctgACAcattatagaccaaacaactactGAAGATTAATTGACTATGGAAATAATAGTTGCAGCCTTACTTTTGTCCAAtgcatttaattaaatattacatAGAAATGTGATACAAATGAATATGAATGGGGGTCACATCCTGGAGCAGCGGTCCAGGTTATTCTGGGGGGTTGTGGTTGGGACAGCACTCGCACCCCCCCATTCCTTAGGGCAGCTGTGTGTTTCCTGGCCCTTTCCCTCTGTACGCTGGTTGTTCAGCATGGTTTGGGTCATTTCGAGAATGCTGATTTTCTGCATCATCTACAGCATGTGATATTCACAAAGGAACCTGACTGAGTAGAGTTTCTGAACGGCTGACAAGCGATGGACCCTTTAAAGCGTTTGAATGGTTTGCTCCAGCTTGCATTGTTCCAAAGGGACCTGTTGCTGTGGTTGTGATCCACAAACGTGAGTTTAACCGGGACTTTTTTCAAACACAGTGGCAGCTGAGGTTCATGTGCAGTGTGTAACAATAAGAGTGATGTGGGAATATAAAGAATCATGTGAATGGATTTATTGCATTATTCCATTATATGAAAATCTGCTAGATTGCTGCTGAAGTAGATCAAGAATCCACGCTTCGAGGACTAAAAATACACATGCTGTTTTATCCTCAAGTCAAATTTGATCCATACTTAAAATCTTATCAGAaaaatgggtttctttttaacctaattgccccaaataacatgatggttccctacaaagctcttcgcaagtaaaattaatgatcactactttctttgaattttgagtgtttttattcaattttatagcatttggaaaaaaaaaatgaaatggttttaacagtatcctgactaaaTTTCGAAATACACCAGTCTCtggttatccatcaacatatgTTGCTctaattttagtttaaataattcatattttcagcttttttaacaaacaaataGATGTAATTACATATAAacaaggtttattgaccatgaattccaataGTAAGTTTAAAACCATAGTGGTTAGAAGTTGGTGGTagtagtaaaaaatatataatatatgtcgaaaatagcaacaaaaacattgaaaaaaataaggGACAAACGCCAGAAAAATTGTCAGTCATcgaaaaaaagtgtaaattttTGACTGAATTTCGACTGTTTGTCATTTCTTTCTACTGAGCTCCGTAGTATGAGTTACTTGCTGAGATGAGCCGGCAAAAAGGGACTCGGAGCCGGGGACAGGACTCACCAGATGACGCACCTTTCAGGGGCCGTGGCAGTCGAGTTTAGCAGACAAAAAGTGAACGTCATGCGGTGGCGACCAAAACGAAAGAtagaaagattgtggtttggattaattcatttgtatttgaaatagtgccaaattacaacaacagttatctctttgcactttttttttagaaaagagcaggtctagtactctgtgatgttatttccagaaacccaacagttcccaccaagaccAAGCACTAGgggacagaggcaaggaaaccCTCCGTAGGAACAAACGCGTTTCCTTGGTGAAAGCATTGTGTTTTATGACCCCCACCTTCACCCCGACCTCCTCCATATGCGGTCCGCAGCACTGTTGTACAGCAGCACTCATTGTTGTGCATGCAGCAAAAAACTTGTGCAATGCTTCAAATTACTGCGCATTACTTTCCACAGCGATATGTACGAATGGTTGATGAGAACAGCCTGAATAAAATGCAAGTGAAGCACGGATTTATTAGCCCAGTGCACAACATTTtgctgtaaatacatttttgaaccAAACTTAAGTAACCGAGCTGACTCAGAGTTCCACAGTATGCTGACATGAAAACTGCAAGTTCAGCATCTTGTGAATGCATGTTTTGTGAAATCGGTTCTTCCTCAAATCCGTTCATGTCAACATGTGGTTCGTGTTGTGAAATTGGCAAATAGCTGCAGTCAGTTGACTGCCGTCAGGGGTGCCAAGAGTGGGATCCATGTGAGGGACTCTAGCCATTAAGCTGCCCACAGCTGGAAGCCAGTTTCAAACTAAGCTAAAGACTGTTTAATTGATCATTTTCAtggtacatttatttattaatgtggTTTTAACTTGTCTGTACCTTTATAAAATGGGTCTGTACATTATCTATTTTTATACTTCTGTTTTGTTGGGGTTGTTGTTATCTTTTTGCCTGTAACTCAATGACTGATTTGAATGACAGTGTGAATGAACTGGCCTTGTCTTACTGCTCTATGTAAATCACACCCACTGAAATAATCTTCATGTCCTCATAGCCTTGCCGGATGCCGgtgtttattccaaccagagaCACAAACTGTTGGATTTCACTAATGAGTTAAGTGTGTGTTAAAGTGTGTTTATAATGCACAATCAGTGTTAAAATCAATCTAGGAGGGGACCGGAGCATACTGAGTATCATTTTGAATGTTAGGTTCAACCTAATCGGACTTCTCTAACTAAGTCAGTGACCATTAGAAAGGAAGGAGTCTCTCGCTCCGCCCACTGACCAACCCTCGATGTCTGCCCCACTGGCCACAAGTGAGACCCATTTAAAGTTGGTGTGACATATCAAAGTGCAATACTTTGAGGGAGAGAAGTTACAGGAAGTCAATAGGTTAGGTTTTACTCTCCGTGGTTGTGGTTGTGTCATCGTGTCTACAAGCAGAGGtaagatttattttgttttgatatatatatatatatatatatatacacatatagtTGCATTCATCAACTTTTTTATgcaatgagcaaaaaaaaaaaaagttccagaTGTTTGAATGCTGTTAACGTTATTACAAGGCGTGTAGATCTTCTTTATTTCAAGATAGGAACTTACTTACAGGGAACTAAATAAAAGGGGCCAGATTTCTGTATCTTATTAAAAAACTCAGCAGTTCTTTCAGAGGCTAATGCTACTGTATTTCTTCACTGGTAAGACTGCAGCTGATGAAGCAGATGCAAAGATGGCTGTTCAGTACAGTGCATCTACAGTGACAAACATGGACATGGACGACAGTAAAGTTGGCTATAAGCAACTTTTTGGAGATGGCAGCAAGCTCCAGTATTCAGGTAATAAAATAACAACTTCATTCCAAATAGGGTGGGCTGGTGTAACAATATTAACTATATTAACAATGAGACAATAACAAATTCTCAGTCATCAGCTTTAAATATCTTTCTGCTCCCTGATGAAGATTCACAGCCTCCGACGTTGAGGTTTTAGTTcagtctgtcctctgtctcGCTGCCCTCATCAGCAAAACTCCAAAATACTCTCCAGACCCTATGATTGATACAACAATAACATTCTTACCCAAAAGCTACACTTCTGGAACTTGTAAGTGAATCTGCAACAAGTGATTTTTCTGGACCACTTGGGGGCAAAATAATGAGAAgtaaattacatttgtttttaccaAGTTTATGTGGTGCAATGCAGTTTATAGGATGAACATATTAGCAAGTATCTGGCTTTTTCAGGCCAGTGTTTAATTAATAAGCTGTGCACCTCACTGTGTGGAAGTGATTATTCTCTTTAAACATTGCTTTtctaactttgaagaaactaaatGTAAGACATgaaaacttgtaaaaaacaaatcttcAAAATGAACAAGAATTCCAAttcaaaatgataaaaactTAAACACAGGATTTCAGATTACATTAAAGATAATATACACATTGACATAAACAATTGAAAGGATGGCCCAATGTTACCGATGCAGCTACTTGAGTCAGTTATGGTGTGATATCTGATGTCCGTAGCGGATCGTCCATCCGTATTGGCAACCAATGCCTATTCAGTCAGCCAATGCAAAGCCACATTGGCAAATAGATGCCACATTGGCATTGGACTCATTTTAAATGGCAACAGCCAGCACCAGGTAGAAAGATTCTGATAAAACACGTGCATGCTACACCACGGACAGACAAAGTTAATTAAATCATTTGCGCTTTTGGCAGCTAAAAAGTgtgatatttccctcaggagttggtggagaccaaaaagaGAGCTAAAAAGAGAGTAAAAATCGGACTTATGATAAATAAGTCCCAAATATGTGTCTGTATTGAGCCAACGTTGAAAATCTCTGAGCAGGACTGATACATGACATGAGATTTATATAACTGTTGCGATAATGTGAAGAAGTGTTATGACTGTTCAGGTAGTTTTGTTTCATGAATTCATTACCATTTTCTCAATTTAACAATAGATCaatttaatataaaacaaattatactgCAAAGTAAGATTTTGCATCCTTAAACTCCAACCAACGATtcagcaactttttttctgtcttgtggTTTGTGGTGATTTATGTGGGTTTATGCAACACGTTTTCAGAACAACAATGAATTATGtctaaaataattaattgttCAGCACTTGAACGaatgtttgtattgtattttgcaACATCACTTCATATAGTAATACAGATGAAGCAAATGAACCACAAGTTCCTCAGAATACTTCATGGCTTTGACCTTTCTCCATCTACGTCTGCTGTCATGCAGTGTATGCACTGAGACACAGCCCTTTCAGGGCTGCTACAGTGGGTCTGGGGCTGCTCTGTCTTCTCCTGTTGGCTGGAGTCATCGGTCAGAGTGTACACAGTGAGTCCACCTCTTTGTTTTACTCTGCCAAACATTCACATATTTGAGAAAAATATCGTTTGCCTGCTATCGTGGTAAAAtgacagatttctttttactgATGTCCCTCATCTCCTGCAGACCATAAAGTTGAGCAAGAACATCAGAACAACCTAAAAGCCATGAGTactgagagagaaaaactacAGGGGGACCTGAAGACAGtggaaaatgataaaaagatTCTTGAGTTAGACCGCAATCGGTTACAGACACTTAACGATTTCATAACCAAAAAGAAAGACCAGATAcagaacaataataatatacttATGGAAGAATCAAATACACTTAAGCTTAGCCAAAGCCAGTTACAGGCCAGTAATGCTGCTGTCACCAAAGAGTTGAAACAGATAAAAGACACTAATGAACAGTTGCTGACTAATAACAATGCCTTGACGGTCGCCAAAGACTTGTTACAAAGACATTTCGATACACTGCTCAAACACAAAAAtgaggcacaggctaattatgaGTCCGTGACCAAAGACAGGGataatttacaaaacaaattgaataaTGTGACCAGAACAAAGGAGCAGCTGCAGATGAGTTACAACGACATGATTAAGAAGGTAGAGCATTTGCAAGACAAATACAACTTCACCACCAATGAGAAAAAGAACATAGAAAGCACTCACCATAACCTGACGCTATCAAAAGAGACCCTGCAGGCCACATACAACGTGCTGGTGAAAGCCACAGACGACCTGCGCGCTTCTTACACATCCTTGGTTCAGGAAAAGACCGAGCTTGAAAGCAGTTGCAAGTATGCAACTGTGGAGCGGGACCTGTTGCAGAGGGAACGAGGCAACCTGACCGCTGAGAGAGACGAGCTGCTGGCTGAGATTGAGAAACTGAAGAAAATAGCTTCAGGTAAGCAAAAagacttaaagtgctcatattatgctcattttcagattcataattgtatttagaggttgtatcagaatagggttaacccttgtatggtattcgggtcaaactgacccttTTCACAtatttacaagaagaaaaatggtacaggttacatttttttgtcttaccttattttctgtgataaacatgtattcctgactctgaacgttattctggatatgacacatgttttttccacagtggatttttaacatgaatcataaccttatgacaaaaaaccaaccccacttccatttttaattgtgtgctagtagagactgatgcattccctaaacatacatgttatctcagctgttagaaattgagataaagacaatatttgttcatagattatgaagttaaactttatttcagaattgcttttaaaaccccaaaagagTCACGGGTGAATTTGaaccgagggatacgagagggttcCCGaaagagaagacaacacaagggttaattggttacattttcaaaaacaccatatttttgttgtagtaCACATTGCtgtagctcctcttttcaccctgtgtgttgagctctcggTTTCAGCTACCGCGTGAGGCATCTGACTTctagtcgcacatgcgcagtgcCTACAGTAGCTCAGCACTTCTACAAGCccgtcagaagcagagcatgagggtgttccacgctagcagctaggcgagtgATGCACACGTGTTGGGGTAGCATCTCTACCACAGCCTGGccaactgttggctggttggtttgtgtacaacaaccatagcaacgcacagaacTGGCAATAAGCCGTGAACAGGCCAGAGGCTGGAAACTGCAGTTTAAGCCTAGATTGAGAAGCATATTCCAAATGTCCATATGTCCCATATCCCGCGTTTAATCAGAAAATGCTTAATTCAGAAAAAGGCGGAATATGTTTACATGACCTGCGTCAAATTCAGAATATTGTCCTATTCAGAATAATAGGGTAATATTGGGGTGCATGTAAACCTAATCATTGAgtatgtttcattttaaaaaatgtctgaaaggtCTGTTAGCCATTCCATCCGATGAAATTAAAAACC of the Etheostoma spectabile isolate EspeVRDwgs_2016 chromosome 2, UIUC_Espe_1.0, whole genome shotgun sequence genome contains:
- the LOC116705246 gene encoding CD209 antigen isoform X2; the encoded protein is MAVQYSASTVTNMDMDDSKVGYKQLFGDGSKLQYSVYALRHSPFRAATVGLGLLCLLLLAGVIGQSVHNHKVEQEHQNNLKAMSTEREKLQGDLKTVENDKKILELDRNRLQTLNDFITKKKDQIQNNNNILMEESNTLKLSQSQLQASNAAVTKELKQIKDTNEQLLTNNNALTVAKDLLQRHFDTLLKHKNEAQANYESVTKDRDNLQNKLNNVTRTKEQLQMSYNDMIKKVEHLQDKYNFTTNEKKNIESTHHNLTLSKETLQATYNVLVKATDDLRASYTSLVQEKTELESSCKYATVERDLLQRERGNLTAERDELLAEIEKLKKIASARKCPTGWRKFENSCYYTSTGSKNWTRSREYCQSKGADLAIIKSQAERRFINGLYTSDKEVWIGLTDEGVEGQWVWVDGTPLTTAYWDKGQPNSYKGGNQDCVEFWHRATGDGDWNDENCNLDQNFICEM
- the LOC116705246 gene encoding CD209 antigen isoform X1, which encodes MAVQYSASTVTNMDMDDSKVGYKQLFGDGSKLQYSVYALRHSPFRAATVGLGLLCLLLLAGVIGQSVHNHKVEQEHQNNLKAMSTEREKLQGDLKTVENDKKILELDRNRLQTLNDFITKKKDQIQNNNNILMEESNTLKLSQSQLQASNAAVTKELKQIKDTNEQLLTNNNALTVAKDLLQRHFDTLLKHKNEAQANYESVTKDRDNLQNKLNNVTRTKEQLQMSYNDMIKKVEHLQDKYNFTTNEKKNIESTHHNLTLSKETLQATYNVLVKATDDLRASYTSLVQEKTELESSCKYATVERDLLQRERGNLTAERDELLAEIEKLKKIASVPARKCPTGWRKFENSCYYTSTGSKNWTRSREYCQSKGADLAIIKSQAERRFINGLYTSDKEVWIGLTDEGVEGQWVWVDGTPLTTAYWDKGQPNSYKGGNQDCVEFWHRATGDGDWNDENCNLDQNFICEM